One Micavibrio aeruginosavorus ARL-13 genomic window carries:
- a CDS encoding protein-disulfide reductase DsbD family protein, translating into MRFRPLLTLASLLALSLAVPAGAAQAQPTSTAPNVNIRLIPEKNPVEAGTTIQIAVEQTIKDGWHTYWRNPGDSGMAPNITWTLPDGFTATTLHWPAPHAVPYAGLMNYGYENSATLLQDITIPATLPAGPITIKADVEILVCHDICIPEFSSHEITLNAGDGTDTPADESAIAAARAALPTALDATGTYNVNDQDFIVTITANDAAALTGIDTAALRLFPHEWGAVINNAAPVIEATDNTITIRQARDTTRPIEELGAFDVVLTANDRAHSVTIEPGTITTAASPAPNTAAIPTSVTTPPPAPTTTLVQALLFALLGGMVLNLMPCVFPVLSLKALKLVQMQGKEKNHARAHGLAYTAGILLCFGVIAGALIALKSGGAQIGWGFQLQNPQVILALAYLLFVIGLSLSGVFEFGGQLAGVGQKLAGQSGLRGSFFTGMLATIVATPCTAPFMAAALGYALVQPPVIALSVFMALGLGLALPYLALCFVPALARALPKPGAWMLRFREFLAFPMYASAVWLIWVLSLQSGPHGVLAALMGMVLIAFALWMLSHRPHQGTGRIIITLLGLVALALALLPFAPMAKPMMDEAPMAATAMHNGESEPFTTARLNELLATDQAVFINMTAAWCITCKVNERVAIATMDTMNLFKAKNIAYLKGDWTNQNPEITKFLESYGRNGVPLYVYYPPAVNGTRPDAVVLPQILTPGIVAGVINQE; encoded by the coding sequence ATGCGCTTCCGCCCCCTGTTGACCCTCGCCTCTCTGCTGGCCCTCAGTCTGGCGGTTCCCGCAGGGGCGGCACAGGCCCAACCGACGAGCACAGCCCCCAACGTCAATATCCGCCTGATCCCGGAAAAAAATCCGGTTGAAGCAGGCACCACGATCCAGATCGCCGTGGAACAAACCATCAAGGACGGGTGGCATACCTATTGGCGCAACCCCGGCGATTCCGGTATGGCCCCCAATATCACATGGACCCTGCCCGATGGGTTCACCGCCACCACATTGCACTGGCCCGCGCCGCATGCGGTGCCGTATGCCGGGTTGATGAATTACGGGTACGAAAATTCTGCAACCTTGTTGCAGGACATCACGATCCCCGCCACCCTGCCCGCCGGGCCCATCACGATTAAAGCCGATGTTGAAATTCTGGTGTGCCACGATATTTGCATCCCGGAGTTTTCCAGCCATGAAATCACATTGAATGCCGGGGATGGCACGGACACCCCGGCGGATGAATCCGCCATCGCCGCCGCGCGGGCCGCATTGCCCACCGCGCTGGATGCCACCGGCACGTATAACGTCAATGATCAGGACTTTATCGTGACCATCACGGCCAACGACGCTGCGGCCCTGACCGGAATCGACACGGCAGCGCTGCGCCTGTTTCCACATGAATGGGGCGCGGTGATCAACAATGCAGCCCCCGTTATTGAGGCCACCGACAACACCATCACCATTCGCCAGGCCCGCGACACCACCCGCCCGATTGAGGAGTTGGGTGCCTTTGATGTCGTGTTGACCGCCAATGACCGCGCCCACAGCGTCACGATTGAACCGGGTACGATTACCACCGCCGCATCCCCCGCGCCAAATACGGCCGCCATACCCACTTCTGTCACTACACCGCCGCCCGCCCCGACAACCACTTTGGTGCAGGCTCTGCTCTTCGCGCTTCTGGGCGGCATGGTTTTGAATTTGATGCCGTGCGTGTTTCCGGTTTTGTCACTGAAGGCGCTGAAGCTGGTGCAGATGCAGGGGAAAGAAAAAAACCACGCCCGCGCGCATGGGCTGGCCTATACCGCTGGCATCTTGTTGTGCTTTGGCGTGATTGCCGGAGCGTTGATTGCGCTGAAGTCCGGCGGCGCGCAAATAGGCTGGGGGTTCCAGTTGCAGAACCCGCAGGTCATTCTGGCGCTGGCCTATCTGCTGTTCGTGATCGGCTTGTCTTTGTCCGGCGTGTTTGAATTTGGCGGACAATTGGCGGGCGTGGGACAAAAACTGGCGGGGCAATCGGGTCTGCGCGGGTCGTTCTTCACTGGCATGCTGGCCACCATTGTCGCTACCCCCTGCACCGCACCGTTTATGGCGGCGGCGTTGGGCTATGCGCTGGTGCAGCCGCCCGTTATCGCCCTGTCCGTCTTTATGGCGTTGGGGCTGGGGCTGGCCTTGCCGTATCTGGCGCTGTGCTTCGTTCCGGCGCTGGCGCGGGCCTTGCCGAAACCGGGGGCGTGGATGTTGCGCTTCCGCGAATTTTTGGCGTTCCCGATGTATGCGTCCGCCGTCTGGCTGATCTGGGTTTTGAGCCTGCAAAGCGGACCGCACGGCGTGTTGGCCGCGCTGATGGGCATGGTGTTGATCGCCTTTGCGCTGTGGATGTTGTCGCACCGCCCGCACCAAGGCACGGGCCGCATCATCATCACCCTTCTGGGATTGGTTGCACTGGCACTGGCTTTGTTGCCCTTCGCCCCGATGGCCAAACCGATGATGGACGAAGCCCCCATGGCCGCAACCGCCATGCACAATGGCGAATCCGAACCCTTTACCACCGCGCGGCTGAACGAACTGCTGGCCACCGATCAGGCCGTGTTTATCAACATGACCGCCGCATGGTGCATTACGTGCAAGGTCAATGAACGCGTCGCCATCGCCACGATGGATACGATGAATTTGTTCAAGGCCAAGAACATCGCCTACCTGAAAGGCGACTGGACCAACCAGAATCCGGAAATCACAAAATTTCTGGAATCCTATGGACGCAATGGCGTTCCGCTCTACGTGTACTATCCGCCTGCTGTAAACGGCACACGTCCGGATGCGGTGGTCTTGCCACAAATCCTGACACCCGGCATCGTAGCGGGCGTGATCAATCAAGAGTAA
- a CDS encoding acetoacetate--CoA ligase: protein MTKTDRDAVITKNGNGPLWSPDRVRRDRSSLHHFMERAEVRAGQEFSDYDSIWRWSVDNTESFWDLVWDACGVIGDKGATILQDGDRMPGATFFPDARVNYAENLLRRRDDAVAMIFRNEKGEERQLSFNDVYDLSSQIAQALHHAGVGEGDRVAAFMPNTPETIIAMLAATSLGAIWSSASPDFGVQGLVDRFGQIEPKVLFAVDAYYYNGKTVDCLHRVAEVQPRLPGLQCTVIVPFVNPNPDLTGLDRAVTLGDFVAPFVPRDMYFNRVAFNHPLFIMFSSGTTGIPKCIVHGHGGTLIQHLKEHQLQCDIGEGDRVFYFTTCGWMMWNWLVSALASGCTLMLFDGSPFYPNGKTLWDFAEKHSCTLFGTAAKYIDALKAAGLRPGDEHDLSALRVITSTGSPLVHESFDYIYDAIKKDVHLASISGGTDIISCFVLGNPLSPVWRGEIQGPGLGMAVDAFDEDGKPIPAGAGSGELVCTKPFPSMPVMFWNDHDGAKYHAAYFERFDNVWCHGDWIERTNHGGFIIHGRSDATLNPGGVRIGTAEIYRQVEQIPEVIESIAVGQDWDNDVRVVLFVRLRDGVTLSGELADRIKAQIRAGASPRHVPARIIAVTDIPRTKSGKITELAVRDIIHGRKVKNVEALANPEALDLYKDLPELKA from the coding sequence ATGACCAAAACCGACCGGGACGCCGTTATCACCAAAAACGGGAACGGCCCGCTCTGGAGCCCTGATCGCGTCCGCCGCGACCGGTCCAGCCTGCACCATTTTATGGAACGCGCCGAAGTGCGCGCGGGTCAGGAATTTTCCGATTATGACAGCATCTGGCGCTGGAGCGTCGACAACACTGAATCATTCTGGGATCTGGTGTGGGATGCGTGCGGGGTGATCGGGGATAAGGGTGCGACCATTCTGCAAGATGGCGACCGGATGCCCGGCGCTACGTTTTTCCCCGATGCGCGCGTGAACTACGCCGAAAATCTGCTGCGCCGTCGCGATGATGCGGTCGCCATGATCTTCCGCAATGAAAAGGGCGAGGAACGCCAGCTTTCCTTCAATGATGTTTACGACCTGTCCTCCCAAATCGCGCAGGCCTTGCACCATGCGGGTGTGGGCGAAGGGGACCGCGTGGCGGCCTTTATGCCCAACACGCCGGAAACCATTATCGCCATGCTGGCCGCGACGTCGCTGGGCGCGATCTGGTCCTCGGCCTCGCCCGATTTCGGGGTGCAGGGGTTGGTGGATCGGTTCGGCCAGATTGAACCGAAGGTTTTGTTCGCCGTTGATGCCTATTACTACAACGGCAAAACGGTGGATTGTCTGCACCGCGTGGCCGAGGTGCAGCCGCGCCTGCCGGGCTTGCAATGCACGGTGATTGTTCCGTTCGTGAATCCCAATCCGGATCTGACGGGTTTGGATCGGGCTGTCACGTTGGGTGATTTTGTCGCCCCGTTCGTGCCGCGCGATATGTATTTCAACCGCGTGGCGTTTAATCACCCGCTGTTTATCATGTTTTCGTCCGGCACGACGGGCATCCCCAAATGCATCGTGCATGGCCATGGTGGCACGCTGATCCAGCATTTGAAGGAACATCAACTGCAATGCGATATTGGTGAGGGGGACCGCGTGTTCTACTTCACCACCTGTGGCTGGATGATGTGGAACTGGCTGGTATCGGCATTGGCCTCGGGTTGCACGCTGATGCTGTTTGACGGGTCGCCGTTCTACCCGAATGGCAAGACGCTGTGGGATTTCGCCGAAAAACATTCCTGCACCTTGTTTGGTACGGCGGCGAAATATATCGACGCGCTGAAGGCCGCGGGCCTGCGCCCCGGGGATGAGCATGATTTATCTGCCCTGCGCGTGATAACCTCGACCGGGTCGCCGTTGGTGCATGAATCGTTCGATTATATTTACGATGCAATCAAGAAAGACGTGCATCTGGCGTCCATCTCCGGCGGGACGGATATTATTTCCTGCTTCGTGCTGGGCAATCCGCTCTCTCCCGTCTGGCGCGGGGAAATTCAGGGGCCGGGCCTGGGTATGGCCGTGGATGCGTTTGACGAAGATGGCAAACCCATTCCGGCGGGCGCGGGTTCGGGCGAACTGGTCTGCACCAAACCCTTCCCGTCGATGCCGGTGATGTTCTGGAACGATCACGATGGCGCGAAATATCACGCGGCCTATTTCGAACGGTTTGACAATGTCTGGTGCCATGGCGACTGGATCGAACGCACCAATCATGGTGGCTTTATCATTCATGGCCGATCGGATGCGACCCTGAACCCCGGCGGCGTGCGCATTGGCACCGCGGAAATTTATCGCCAGGTGGAACAAATCCCCGAAGTCATCGAATCCATCGCCGTGGGTCAGGATTGGGACAATGACGTGCGCGTCGTTTTGTTCGTGCGCCTGCGTGATGGTGTGACGTTGAGTGGCGAACTGGCCGACCGGATCAAGGCACAAATCCGCGCCGGGGCCTCACCGCGTCACGTTCCCGCGCGCATCATCGCCGTCACCGACATTCCCCGCACCAAATCTGGCAAAATCACCGAACTGGCCGTGCGCGACATCATCCATGGGCGTAAGGTGAAGAATGTCGAAGCCCTGGCCAACCCCGAAGCGTTGGATTTGTATAAAGACCTTCCGGAATTGAAAGCGTAA
- a CDS encoding pyridoxal phosphate-dependent aminotransferase: MVALPPRDGNGQLLSGLNDRDASKTAPFMRPILNDIHHNPGAEIVRYARGRDNMIALSMGEGDAPTPDFIIRSVQDALGRGETFYSPPLGRPELRQALSAYYLRHYGHDIPMERFFVTPSGTSAVHLALAAVLEKGDEVIAVVPMWKNLLGAMRLQQADIKPVYLDLSADGQDWVLNVERLFDAVSPNTRAIVINSPNNPTGWIMTTDQMRAVMDFARARGIWVISDEVYSRMVYGVSCAPSFLDVAEPDDRLLVINSFSKNWAMTGWRLGWLIGPKEAEQKIYDLVLYDSLCPNTFTQFGAIAALEQGEDFIAEQKIRYEHNMQIVQSYFDDIGGIIAPRTRMGFYSFFKVDGHEDCMALARNLVDQAGLVLVPGCAFGENVKGFMRMCFAVSEPRLRLALDRFATAIKR; the protein is encoded by the coding sequence ATGGTGGCTCTGCCTCCGCGCGATGGTAACGGACAATTGCTTTCCGGTCTGAATGACCGCGATGCATCAAAAACCGCGCCGTTTATGCGCCCGATCCTGAATGACATTCATCACAATCCCGGTGCCGAAATCGTCCGCTATGCGCGCGGACGCGACAATATGATCGCGCTCAGCATGGGCGAAGGCGATGCGCCGACGCCGGATTTTATTATCCGCAGCGTTCAAGATGCGTTGGGCCGTGGTGAAACATTTTATTCCCCGCCGCTGGGCCGTCCCGAATTGCGCCAGGCTTTGTCCGCGTATTATCTGCGCCATTACGGCCACGATATTCCGATGGAGCGTTTTTTTGTAACGCCATCGGGCACGTCGGCGGTGCATCTGGCGCTGGCCGCCGTGTTGGAAAAGGGTGACGAAGTCATCGCCGTTGTGCCGATGTGGAAAAACCTGCTCGGCGCGATGCGTTTGCAACAGGCAGATATTAAACCGGTTTATCTGGATCTATCGGCGGATGGTCAGGACTGGGTCCTGAATGTTGAACGCCTGTTCGATGCGGTGAGCCCGAACACGCGCGCCATCGTCATCAATTCCCCGAACAACCCGACCGGATGGATCATGACCACCGATCAAATGCGCGCCGTGATGGATTTTGCCCGCGCGCGCGGCATCTGGGTGATTTCGGATGAAGTGTATAGCCGTATGGTCTATGGCGTATCCTGCGCCCCCAGTTTTCTGGATGTGGCGGAACCCGATGATCGCTTGCTGGTGATCAACAGCTTCTCCAAAAACTGGGCTATGACGGGCTGGCGTTTGGGCTGGCTGATCGGGCCGAAAGAGGCCGAGCAGAAGATTTACGATCTGGTCCTGTATGATTCCCTGTGCCCGAATACGTTCACGCAATTCGGCGCGATCGCCGCATTGGAGCAGGGCGAGGATTTCATTGCAGAGCAAAAAATCCGCTACGAACATAACATGCAGATCGTGCAAAGTTATTTCGACGATATTGGCGGCATCATTGCCCCGCGCACGCGCATGGGTTTTTACAGCTTTTTCAAGGTTGATGGTCATGAAGATTGCATGGCGTTGGCCCGCAATCTGGTTGATCAGGCCGGGCTTGTTCTGGTGCCGGGTTGCGCCTTCGGTGAAAATGTGAAAGGTTTCATGCGGATGTGCTTTGCCGTTTCTGAACCGCGCCTGCGTCTGGCGCTGGACCGGTTTGCAACGGCCATAAAGCGCTAA
- a CDS encoding RNA methyltransferase → MRGFFGVGVQSISKEQNLGNLVRTTHAFGGSFFFTIKPDIDLDLVRVSDTSDAFDHLPLYNFDSVDNLRLPAGCQLVGVELTDESIPLPSFRHPTRAAYVLGPEMGSLSPDLLAKCDHVIRIPMKFCVNVGVAGAIVMYDRMVSLGRFADRPVAAGGPMDAHLGNMPAPVWQPRRVIRHPLKGRKVTE, encoded by the coding sequence ATGCGCGGTTTCTTTGGTGTTGGTGTGCAAAGCATCAGCAAAGAACAAAATCTTGGCAATCTGGTTCGGACCACCCATGCCTTTGGCGGGTCGTTTTTCTTTACCATCAAACCGGACATTGATCTGGATCTGGTCCGCGTGTCGGATACGTCCGATGCGTTCGATCATCTGCCGTTGTACAATTTTGACTCGGTCGACAATTTGCGCCTGCCCGCCGGATGCCAGTTGGTGGGGGTGGAACTGACGGATGAATCCATTCCGTTACCGTCCTTTCGCCATCCCACACGGGCGGCCTATGTGCTGGGGCCGGAGATGGGCAGCCTGTCGCCTGACCTGCTCGCCAAATGCGACCATGTCATCCGCATTCCCATGAAATTCTGTGTCAATGTCGGGGTGGCCGGGGCGATTGTTATGTATGACCGGATGGTGTCGCTGGGTCGGTTTGCGGATCGCCCCGTTGCGGCAGGTGGGCCGATGGATGCCCATCTGGGCAACATGCCGGCGCCCGTCTGGCAACCGCGCCGGGTTATTCGCCATCCGCTAAAAGGGCGGAAAGTGACGGAATAG
- a CDS encoding invasion associated locus B family protein: MPMPRASLFLFSLALVSGLTLAAPAAQAQNPVELGVHGNWTAYRIDETGGKVCYMAAQPDKAEGKYNRRGEIFALITHRPAEGSRNVFSYIAGYEYKPGSDVTVTIDGQSYTLFSQDDTAWAPDAATDEKIANAIRKGSKMVVKGRSSRDTATTDTFILKGSGAAHDAINEACAK; this comes from the coding sequence ATGCCGATGCCGCGCGCTTCTTTGTTTCTGTTTTCTCTGGCTCTTGTTTCCGGTTTGACGCTGGCCGCCCCGGCGGCGCAGGCGCAGAACCCGGTTGAACTGGGCGTCCACGGAAACTGGACGGCCTATCGGATTGACGAAACCGGGGGCAAGGTCTGCTACATGGCGGCCCAGCCGGACAAGGCCGAGGGCAAATATAACCGCCGTGGCGAAATCTTCGCCCTGATCACGCACCGCCCGGCCGAAGGCAGCCGCAACGTTTTCAGCTATATCGCTGGCTATGAATACAAGCCGGGCAGCGACGTGACGGTGACGATTGACGGTCAGTCTTATACCCTGTTCTCACAGGATGACACGGCCTGGGCTCCGGACGCGGCAACGGACGAGAAAATCGCCAATGCCATCCGCAAGGGGTCCAAAATGGTGGTCAAGGGGCGGTCCAGCCGCGACACGGCCACCACCGATACCTTTATCCTGAAGGGGTCGGGCGCGGCTCATGACGCGATCAATGAGGCCTGTGCGAAATAA
- a CDS encoding M23 family metallopeptidase yields the protein MPQLKKRSNKILSMIPPVAVQDVLHRLNRYLPLRHRHVLTRNNTVRLRYVAGPVCAVVMVGLVFSALGNPAQGISSELTAQAYANLEPAAGGERQDGEEGLVTQLAATQKRLQRYTAASYTMDPGQTVAINRAATLAPKEKQVKIAPGDTLTGALLQAGLSDKDAYGVVQAMKQHVNPRSIRPGQVLQVRFDQGEGDVKPLAQVSMAMDALKTITVARAATEEAGFKVDVSEKKVVKKLYTQAADISVSVVGAAAKAGIPSAVVNEAIRIYSWDVDFQRDIRQGDKIEITYEAYETEDGQRVKTGDVLYTQLSVSGIDIPLYRYETSEGRVDYFQPNGRSIRKTLMKTPIDGARISSGFGVRRHPVLGYTKMHKGMDFAAPTGTPIYAAGDGVIEKAGKFSSFGNYVRIRHNAQLKTAYAHMSRFAKGITPGTRVRQGQVIGYVGTTGRSTGPHLHYEVLVNGVQKNPRSLDLPTGETLDGEDMRLFKAHVKQMDRDISNGRALRYARNTASTAQ from the coding sequence ATGCCACAACTTAAAAAACGCTCGAATAAAATCCTGTCCATGATCCCGCCCGTTGCGGTGCAAGATGTCTTGCACCGTTTGAACCGTTACCTGCCATTGCGTCACCGCCATGTGCTGACCCGGAACAACACGGTGCGCCTGCGCTATGTCGCGGGTCCGGTTTGCGCTGTGGTCATGGTGGGTCTGGTTTTTTCCGCGCTGGGTAATCCGGCGCAGGGAATCTCGTCTGAACTGACGGCGCAGGCCTATGCCAATCTTGAACCCGCCGCCGGTGGTGAGCGTCAGGATGGTGAAGAAGGTCTGGTGACCCAATTGGCCGCGACGCAGAAACGTCTGCAACGCTATACGGCCGCCTCTTACACGATGGACCCGGGCCAGACCGTTGCCATCAATCGGGCCGCGACCCTCGCGCCCAAGGAAAAACAAGTTAAAATCGCCCCGGGCGACACCCTGACGGGCGCGTTGTTGCAGGCGGGCCTGTCCGATAAAGATGCCTATGGCGTGGTGCAGGCCATGAAACAACACGTCAACCCGCGCTCGATCCGCCCGGGTCAGGTGTTGCAGGTGCGCTTTGATCAGGGTGAAGGCGACGTCAAGCCGCTGGCGCAGGTCAGCATGGCGATGGACGCACTGAAAACCATCACCGTCGCCCGCGCGGCCACCGAAGAGGCCGGGTTCAAGGTTGATGTGAGCGAGAAAAAGGTCGTCAAAAAACTTTATACCCAGGCGGCGGATATTTCCGTGTCGGTTGTGGGCGCGGCGGCCAAGGCGGGCATTCCGTCTGCGGTCGTGAACGAAGCGATCCGGATTTATTCCTGGGACGTCGACTTCCAGCGTGACATTCGCCAAGGCGATAAAATCGAAATCACCTACGAAGCGTATGAAACCGAAGACGGCCAGCGTGTGAAAACGGGCGATGTCCTGTACACCCAATTGTCGGTCAGCGGCATCGACATCCCGCTCTATCGTTATGAAACCAGCGAAGGGCGCGTGGATTATTTCCAGCCGAATGGCCGGTCCATCCGCAAGACGCTGATGAAAACCCCGATTGATGGGGCGCGTATTTCATCCGGCTTCGGTGTGCGTCGTCACCCGGTTCTGGGCTATACCAAAATGCACAAGGGCATGGACTTCGCTGCACCAACCGGCACGCCGATTTATGCCGCCGGTGATGGTGTGATTGAAAAGGCCGGGAAGTTTTCCAGCTTCGGCAACTATGTCCGCATTCGTCACAATGCCCAGCTGAAAACCGCCTATGCCCACATGAGCCGCTTTGCCAAGGGTATCACCCCGGGCACCCGTGTCCGTCAGGGACAGGTGATTGGCTATGTCGGCACCACGGGCCGCTCCACGGGCCCGCATTTGCACTATGAAGTCCTGGTCAACGGTGTGCAGAAAAACCCGCGCAGTCTGGATTTGCCCACGGGGGAAACGCTGGACGGCGAAGACATGCGCCTGTTCAAAGCCCACGTGAAGCAGATGGATCGCGACATTTCCAACGGCCGCGCACTGCGTTATGCGCGCAACACGGCCTCAACCGCGCAGTAA
- a CDS encoding 2-hydroxyacid dehydrogenase: MAILFRPVYSVDNPHWVPALRAGLADLDMRIWPDVGNPSDITHMVAWKMFPGDRDAYPNLRAVLSLSAGVNQYIGHPEFPHPAKLIRMIEPGLSSGMVDYVTSYVLRFHRDHDLVQTGGASIPWGGIMPTLAKDRVVGILGLGEMGGACARALAALGFRVRGWARTRHAIDGVGVYAGQDQLPAFLKGCDILVCLLPLTPDTENILNRDVFAQLPRGACLINAARGKHLVEDDLIPALDSGQLRMAALDVFRTEPLPADHAFWSHPRILVTPHIAAITIPETGVAAIRQAIMMLDRGEEPPGLVDFERGY; the protein is encoded by the coding sequence ATGGCGATTCTCTTTCGCCCTGTTTATTCTGTTGATAACCCGCATTGGGTTCCCGCACTGCGCGCTGGCCTGGCCGATCTGGATATGCGCATCTGGCCCGACGTTGGCAATCCATCCGATATCACGCACATGGTGGCGTGGAAAATGTTCCCGGGCGACCGTGATGCGTACCCGAATTTGCGCGCGGTTTTATCGCTGTCGGCGGGTGTGAACCAATATATCGGTCACCCCGAATTCCCCCATCCCGCCAAACTGATCCGCATGATCGAACCGGGCCTGTCATCCGGCATGGTGGATTATGTGACCAGCTATGTCCTGCGTTTTCACCGCGACCATGATCTGGTGCAAACGGGTGGGGCGTCCATTCCATGGGGCGGGATCATGCCGACACTGGCCAAGGACCGGGTGGTCGGCATACTGGGGCTGGGGGAAATGGGTGGGGCCTGCGCCCGCGCATTGGCCGCCCTCGGTTTCCGCGTGCGCGGCTGGGCCCGGACACGCCACGCCATTGACGGTGTGGGTGTTTATGCGGGGCAGGATCAGCTGCCCGCCTTCCTGAAAGGGTGCGACATTCTGGTCTGCCTTCTGCCTTTGACCCCCGACACGGAAAACATTCTGAACCGCGATGTGTTCGCGCAATTGCCGCGCGGCGCCTGCCTGATCAACGCTGCGCGCGGCAAGCATCTGGTCGAAGACGATTTGATCCCCGCACTGGACAGCGGGCAATTGCGCATGGCGGCGCTGGATGTGTTCCGGACCGAACCCCTGCCCGCCGACCACGCATTCTGGTCCCACCCGCGCATTCTGGTCACCCCCCACATCGCCGCGATCACCATTCCCGAAACCGGCGTGGCCGCCATTCGTCAGGCGATCATGATGCTGGACCGTGGCGAAGAGCCGCCGGGGTTGGTGGATTTTGAACGCGGGTATTAA
- a CDS encoding Rap1a/Tai family immunity protein, with product MNLARKTIRLTFLLGLALILPGHVSHSGAQGVPNALPRTAMSGQTLMTFCASKHDVDAGFCSGYIAAVAEAMLVQPAYAQRACDHATVKPQQLVDTVKIEVDADPSLTRLPAGVMVAQVMAMSYPCYNDYAPAAGDVVTSGVAGYQVEPLPAPSVSPFGLRP from the coding sequence ATGAATCTTGCCCGTAAAACCATCCGTCTGACCTTTTTGTTGGGGTTGGCATTGATCCTGCCCGGCCATGTGTCCCATTCGGGGGCGCAGGGTGTGCCGAACGCGCTTCCTCGCACGGCCATGTCGGGCCAGACTTTGATGACATTCTGTGCCAGCAAACATGACGTTGATGCCGGGTTCTGCAGCGGGTATATCGCCGCCGTGGCCGAAGCCATGCTGGTCCAACCGGCCTATGCCCAACGCGCTTGCGACCATGCCACGGTCAAGCCGCAGCAGCTGGTCGATACGGTGAAGATTGAAGTGGATGCCGACCCATCCCTGACCCGGTTGCCCGCCGGGGTGATGGTGGCGCAGGTGATGGCGATGTCCTATCCCTGCTATAACGATTACGCCCCGGCCGCCGGGGATGTCGTGACCAGCGGTGTCGCCGGCTATCAGGTTGAACCGTTGCCAGCGCCCTCTGTTTCACCCTTCGGCTTGCGTCCGTAA
- a CDS encoding SURF1 family protein, with protein MSSVRPTPFCLPFWATTLTLAGVIVLCGLGSWQLQRLQWKNDLLARIETARTAQPLALDAGTIAPLVDEKDLLIRGTLTGRYLHDHEIFLKPRPMGQKTGAHLVTPFLLSDGRTIIPVLRGWVSDDPDTFIQRPDPTVTIIGTLRHPTQTNSFTPKNLPDQNMWFTLDPAALAVSHNLENVVPLAFYEETKRDDVGWPLPVEAWQTPNNNHLSYAIFWFTMAGILIIMYGLRFIVYGRKPKGETEGAGNGST; from the coding sequence ATGTCCTCCGTACGCCCCACTCCATTTTGCCTCCCCTTCTGGGCCACGACCCTGACCCTTGCGGGCGTGATCGTGCTGTGTGGCCTGGGATCGTGGCAGTTACAACGCCTGCAATGGAAAAACGACCTGCTGGCCCGCATTGAAACGGCGCGCACGGCCCAGCCGTTGGCGTTGGACGCGGGCACCATTGCGCCCTTGGTCGACGAAAAGGACTTGCTGATCCGTGGCACATTGACCGGGCGATATTTGCACGACCACGAAATCTTCCTGAAGCCCAGACCGATGGGACAGAAAACGGGCGCGCATCTGGTGACACCGTTCCTGCTGTCTGACGGGCGCACGATTATCCCGGTGTTGCGCGGCTGGGTCAGTGATGATCCCGACACGTTTATCCAGCGCCCGGACCCGACGGTGACCATCATCGGCACGCTGCGCCACCCGACGCAAACGAATTCATTCACACCGAAAAACCTGCCGGATCAGAATATGTGGTTCACATTGGACCCCGCTGCATTGGCCGTCTCCCACAATCTGGAGAATGTTGTGCCGCTGGCGTTTTATGAAGAAACCAAACGCGACGATGTGGGCTGGCCCCTGCCGGTTGAGGCGTGGCAGACGCCCAACAACAATCACCTGTCCTACGCCATCTTCTGGTTCACGATGGCGGGCATTCTGATCATTATGTATGGATTACGGTTTATCGTTTACGGACGCAAGCCGAAGGGTGAAACAGAGGGCGCTGGCAACGGTTCAACCTGA
- a CDS encoding DUF983 domain-containing protein, whose protein sequence is MDMNPDTELMKLALRQKCPKCGIGNLYKPGLTLNLADKCDHCGFDLAKNDSADGPAVFLIFILSFLLVPLALLVEVWFAPPLWAHVIVWTLVALAITVGLLRPIKAYVIALQYKHRSSDWEE, encoded by the coding sequence ATGGACATGAACCCTGATACAGAATTGATGAAGCTGGCCCTGCGTCAGAAATGCCCGAAATGCGGCATTGGCAATCTGTACAAGCCGGGCCTGACCCTGAATCTGGCGGATAAATGTGACCATTGTGGTTTCGATCTGGCGAAGAATGACAGCGCCGATGGCCCCGCCGTTTTCCTGATTTTTATTCTCAGCTTCCTGCTCGTCCCGCTGGCCCTGCTGGTCGAGGTCTGGTTTGCACCGCCCTTGTGGGCGCATGTGATTGTGTGGACCCTCGTGGCGCTGGCCATCACCGTGGGGCTGCTACGTCCCATCAAGGCCTATGTCATCGCCCTGCAATACAAACACCGTTCCAGCGACTGGGAAGAATAA